The proteins below are encoded in one region of Enhydrobacter sp.:
- the tolR gene encoding protein TolR yields the protein MAGIVPSAGGRFRRRRYAPMADINVTPMVDVMLVLLVIFMITAPLLQVGVPVDLPKTSAQQVGGKDEPLVVSVNAKDEVFLGETKYDVDELAAKLKAVHEEKPDQRVFIRGDKSINYGRMMQVMGIVIDSGFRQLGLLGEQAEPSASKAAAPAHPAKRR from the coding sequence ATGGCCGGCATCGTTCCTTCCGCGGGCGGTCGCTTCCGACGGCGACGGTACGCGCCGATGGCCGACATCAACGTCACGCCCATGGTCGACGTCATGCTGGTGTTGCTGGTGATCTTCATGATCACCGCGCCGCTCCTGCAGGTCGGTGTGCCGGTCGATCTGCCCAAGACCAGCGCCCAGCAGGTGGGCGGCAAGGACGAGCCGCTGGTCGTGTCGGTCAACGCCAAGGACGAGGTCTTCCTCGGTGAGACGAAGTACGACGTCGACGAACTCGCTGCCAAGCTCAAGGCCGTGCACGAGGAGAAGCCCGACCAGCGCGTCTTCATCCGTGGCGACAAGTCGATCAACTACGGCCGCATGATGCAGGTGATGGGCATCGTCATCGATTCGGGCTTCCGCCAGCTCGGCCTCCTGGGGGAGCAGGCCGAGCCTTCGGCGTCGAAGGCGGCTGCGCCGGCGCATCCGGCGAAGCGGCGCTGA
- the tolB gene encoding Tol-Pal system beta propeller repeat protein TolB gives MMHFRHLRTMLCAAALAALAVPAHAQLTIDMTKPSFQPVPIAIVDFAGDPMGAQIAEVIRNDLQNCGLFRSIPPGSFIERNVNVSAAPNFADWRGIGAQGLVVGQISQVGGNIKVDFRLWDVVVGQQATGLSFTSQPSNWRRLGHIIADAVYKRVTGEEGYFDTRVAYVSETGPLNNRTKRIAIMDQDGANNRYITDGRTLAITPRFSPTLQEIVYMAYADNNSPPKVYLQNVDSGRRELLGNFPGMSFAPRFSPDGTKVAMSLSKDGNTDLYEMDLRGQNLRRLTNTAAIDTSPCYSPDGTQIVFNSDRGGSQQLYVMGAGGGGEKRISFGDGRYATPVWSPRGDYIAFTKIMGGSFGIGVMRPDGSGERMLASGFLVEGPTWAPNGRVLMYFQQQPNSGGRAGSVTLHQIDITGRFGRQVPTPTDASDPAWSPLIPQ, from the coding sequence ATGATGCACTTCAGACATCTGCGGACGATGCTGTGCGCGGCGGCCCTGGCCGCGCTCGCGGTGCCGGCCCATGCCCAGCTCACGATCGACATGACGAAGCCGAGCTTCCAGCCCGTGCCGATCGCCATCGTCGACTTCGCGGGCGATCCGATGGGCGCGCAGATCGCCGAAGTGATCCGCAACGACCTGCAGAATTGCGGGCTGTTCCGCTCGATCCCGCCGGGATCGTTCATCGAGCGCAACGTCAACGTGAGCGCGGCGCCCAACTTCGCCGACTGGCGCGGCATCGGCGCGCAGGGCCTGGTCGTCGGGCAGATCTCGCAGGTCGGCGGCAACATCAAGGTCGATTTCCGCCTGTGGGACGTCGTGGTCGGCCAGCAGGCGACCGGTCTCTCCTTCACCAGCCAGCCGAGCAACTGGCGACGGCTCGGCCACATCATCGCCGACGCCGTCTACAAGCGCGTGACGGGCGAGGAAGGCTACTTCGACACCCGCGTGGCCTATGTGTCCGAGACCGGGCCGCTCAACAACCGCACCAAGCGGATCGCCATCATGGACCAGGACGGCGCGAACAACCGCTACATCACCGACGGGCGCACGCTGGCGATCACGCCGCGCTTCTCGCCGACGCTGCAGGAAATCGTCTACATGGCCTACGCCGACAACAACTCGCCGCCGAAGGTCTATCTGCAGAACGTCGATTCCGGCCGCCGCGAGCTCCTGGGCAACTTCCCGGGCATGAGCTTTGCGCCGCGCTTCTCGCCCGACGGCACCAAGGTCGCGATGAGCCTGTCGAAGGACGGCAACACCGACCTCTACGAGATGGACCTGCGCGGCCAGAACCTGCGGCGTCTCACGAACACCGCGGCGATCGACACCTCGCCCTGCTACTCGCCCGACGGCACGCAGATCGTGTTCAACTCCGACCGCGGCGGCAGCCAGCAGCTCTACGTCATGGGCGCGGGCGGCGGCGGGGAGAAGCGCATCAGCTTCGGCGACGGCCGCTACGCCACGCCGGTTTGGTCGCCGCGCGGCGACTACATCGCTTTCACCAAGATCATGGGCGGCAGCTTCGGCATCGGCGTGATGCGGCCCGACGGCAGCGGCGAGCGGATGCTGGCCAGCGGCTTCCTGGTCGAGGGCCCGACCTGGGCGCCCAACGGCCGTGTCCTGATGTACTTCCAGCAGCAGCCCAACTCGGGCGGACGCGCCGGGTCGGTGACGCTTCACCAGATCGACATCACCGGACGCTTCGGACGACAGGTGCCGACGCCGACCGATGCGTCCGATCCGGCATGGTCACCCTTGATTCCGCAATAA
- the pal gene encoding peptidoglycan-associated lipoprotein Pal, whose translation MRTMKALAAVAAMALVAACSNNTQQAAVPASTTVTPGSVADFKQNVGDRVYFDTDMSGIRPDGRATLEKQATWLKQYTNYPITIEGKCDERGTREYNLALGERRANAVKQFLVAQGIPASRIHTISYGKERPEVLGSDEGAWARNRVGITVLQ comes from the coding sequence ATGCGCACGATGAAGGCACTCGCTGCCGTAGCGGCAATGGCTCTGGTTGCCGCCTGCAGCAACAATACACAACAGGCCGCCGTTCCGGCCAGCACGACGGTGACCCCCGGCTCCGTCGCCGACTTCAAGCAGAATGTGGGTGATCGCGTTTACTTCGACACCGACATGTCGGGCATCCGTCCGGATGGTCGCGCCACGCTGGAAAAGCAGGCGACCTGGCTGAAGCAGTACACGAACTATCCGATCACGATCGAAGGCAAGTGCGACGAGCGCGGAACGCGCGAGTACAACCTGGCGCTCGGCGAGCGCCGCGCCAACGCCGTGAAGCAGTTCCTCGTGGCCCAGGGAATCCCGGCATCGCGGATCCACACCATCAGCTACGGCAAGGAGCGCCCGGAAGTGCTCGGCTCCGACGAGGGTGCCTGGGCGCGCAACCGTGTCGGCATCACCGTCCTGCAGTAG
- the ybgF gene encoding tol-pal system protein YbgF, whose amino-acid sequence MKIFSPRLLILALALPSAAAAQSGSNVYIEDRLNQLQQSITMLTGQLEQLQYQNQQLQQQMEKMRTDYDFRLDQIEKGGKGGSGPAGPAPSRPAAPSPPSSGSTSQHAAASSTASADQLYHAAFKLLQDGDYAGAERDFRAFVQRYPKHVLAGNAQYWLGESYYARRDYQDAMTAFAEGYKVYKTSQKGPDNLLKLGITLAVLGRKTDACAVFARFTKDYPHATDLQKRRVDQERQRNNCS is encoded by the coding sequence ATGAAGATCTTTTCTCCCCGGCTCCTGATCCTGGCGCTCGCCTTGCCGTCGGCGGCCGCGGCGCAAAGCGGCAGCAACGTCTATATCGAGGACCGGCTGAACCAGCTCCAGCAGTCGATCACCATGCTGACCGGCCAGCTCGAGCAGCTTCAGTACCAGAACCAGCAGCTTCAGCAGCAGATGGAGAAGATGCGGACGGACTACGACTTCCGCCTCGACCAGATCGAGAAAGGCGGCAAGGGCGGGTCCGGGCCCGCGGGACCGGCGCCGTCGCGGCCCGCGGCCCCTTCGCCACCGTCATCGGGCTCGACGTCGCAGCACGCGGCGGCGTCCTCCACCGCCTCGGCCGACCAGCTCTATCACGCCGCCTTCAAGCTCCTGCAGGACGGCGACTATGCCGGCGCCGAGCGCGACTTCCGCGCCTTCGTGCAGCGCTATCCCAAGCATGTGCTGGCGGGCAACGCCCAGTATTGGCTGGGCGAATCCTACTACGCCCGCCGCGACTACCAGGACGCGATGACCGCCTTCGCCGAGGGCTACAAGGTCTACAAGACCAGCCAGAAGGGGCCCGACAATCTGCTGAAGCTCGGCATCACCCTGGCGGTGCTCGGCCGCAAGACCGACGCCTGCGCCGTCTTCGCCCGCTTCACCAAGGACTACCCGCACGCGACCGACCTCCAGAAGCGGCGCGTCGATCAGGAGCGGCAACGGAACAATTGCAGTTGA
- the tilS gene encoding tRNA lysidine(34) synthetase TilS gives MSRRPAAIGGDEFAALMMAFGPFEADPVLAVAVSGGRDSLCLVLLAQDWAAARGGRTVALIVDHGLRAESASEAAATRDLLAGRGIAAEILHWSGEKPASRLQEEARTARYRLLFEACRRHGILHLLVAHHAADQAETVAMRMARASGPDGLAGMAAVVEHRQARLLRPLLSVPRDRLTATLRERGIPWIEDPSNADPRFERARLRARPQVALPQKSAAGRAARERILAEDAVAMLEVEPPATVVFDRAAFACLGRPRAARLLGRLIQAVAGRPHPPRRDRLDRALVRLSRAADRGKSGKSQDFTLSECRLRLRQTRGDRRPRWIVTPENGRKGRESADQPLVPAAFFACGTHGTPHLE, from the coding sequence TTGAGCAGGCGGCCGGCCGCAATTGGCGGCGACGAGTTCGCCGCCCTGATGATGGCTTTCGGGCCGTTCGAAGCCGATCCGGTGCTGGCCGTCGCCGTGTCCGGCGGCCGCGATTCGCTTTGTCTCGTCTTGCTGGCGCAAGACTGGGCGGCCGCCCGTGGGGGCCGAACGGTGGCCTTGATCGTCGATCACGGGCTGCGCGCCGAGTCGGCTTCGGAAGCCGCCGCGACCCGCGACCTGCTCGCCGGCCGTGGCATCGCCGCCGAGATCCTGCACTGGTCCGGCGAGAAGCCGGCGAGTCGTCTGCAGGAAGAGGCGAGGACGGCGCGCTATCGGCTCCTGTTCGAAGCCTGTCGACGTCACGGCATCCTCCATCTCCTGGTCGCCCATCATGCCGCCGACCAGGCCGAGACGGTCGCCATGCGGATGGCGCGGGCGAGCGGGCCGGACGGGCTGGCGGGCATGGCGGCGGTTGTCGAGCATCGACAGGCGCGCCTGCTGCGGCCGCTGCTTTCGGTGCCGCGGGACCGTTTGACGGCTACGCTTCGAGAGCGCGGCATCCCCTGGATCGAGGACCCGTCCAATGCCGATCCTCGTTTCGAGCGCGCGCGGCTGCGGGCGCGGCCGCAGGTTGCCCTGCCGCAGAAAAGCGCGGCGGGCCGTGCGGCGCGTGAGCGCATCCTGGCGGAGGATGCCGTAGCGATGCTGGAGGTCGAGCCGCCGGCCACCGTCGTCTTCGACCGGGCGGCTTTTGCCTGTCTCGGCCGGCCGCGGGCCGCGCGGCTCCTCGGCCGGCTCATCCAGGCCGTGGCGGGGCGGCCCCATCCGCCCCGCCGAGACCGGCTGGACCGCGCCCTTGTGCGGCTTTCGCGGGCGGCGGACCGTGGCAAGTCGGGAAAGAGCCAGGATTTCACCTTGTCTGAATGCCGTCTGAGGCTGAGGCAAACGCGGGGGGATCGCCGGCCGCGCTGGATTGTGACGCCGGAAAATGGCAGGAAAGGCCGTGAAAGCGCCGATCAGCCGCTCGTTCCGGCGGCATTTTTCGCTTGCGGCACACACGGTACGCCCCATCTAGAGTGA
- the ftsH gene encoding ATP-dependent zinc metalloprotease FtsH, giving the protein MNPFNRNAALWIVIVLLLALLYSVFQGGTTRAAGNAISYSDFVRAVEQRQIQDVRISGNTITGTFREPRNGMQKFSTYVPSTPPDEQLMPMLIKNVDRVEAGPAEEGVNIGSIFVSWLPVLVLVGVYIFFLRQMQSGTGRAMGFGKSRARLLTEKHGRVTFEDVAGIDEAKGELEEIVDFLKDPQKFQRLGGKIPKGCLLVGPPGTGKTLLARAIAGEANVPFFTISGSDFVEMFVGVGASRVRDMFEQAKKNAPCIVFIDEIDAVGRHRGAGLGGGNDEREQTLNQLLVEMDGFESNEGVILIAATNRPDVLDPALLRPGRFDRQVVVPNPDIGGREKILKVHMRKIPLAPDVDPRVLARGTPGFSGADLANLVNEAALRAARVGKRLVTMSDFEYAKDKVLMGTERRSMAMTDEEKKLTAYHEAGHALVALHVPKTDPLHKVTIIPRGRALGVTMQLPERDHLSHTKLYLESRLAILFGGRIAEEIIFGPENVTTGAASDIQVATQMARGMITAYGMSDKLGRVRYQANEQEVFLGHAVTQTQNVSEATAQLIDQEVRRLIEEAETQARKILTDNLEDLHTIANALLEYETLSNDEIGQILRGETIVRDDTGGAGPAERRRRASVPSSSGSAPGTSPGASPEPQPGV; this is encoded by the coding sequence GTGAACCCGTTCAACCGTAACGCCGCCTTGTGGATCGTCATCGTCCTGCTTCTGGCGCTGCTCTACAGCGTCTTTCAGGGAGGAACGACCCGGGCGGCCGGGAACGCCATCTCGTACTCCGATTTCGTCCGTGCGGTCGAGCAGCGGCAGATCCAGGACGTCCGCATCTCCGGCAACACGATCACAGGCACCTTCCGCGAGCCGCGCAACGGCATGCAGAAATTCTCGACCTACGTTCCGAGCACGCCGCCGGACGAGCAGCTCATGCCCATGCTGATCAAGAACGTCGATCGCGTGGAAGCGGGGCCGGCCGAGGAGGGGGTCAATATCGGCAGCATCTTCGTCAGCTGGCTGCCGGTCCTGGTCCTGGTCGGAGTCTATATATTCTTCCTGCGCCAGATGCAGAGCGGCACCGGCCGCGCCATGGGCTTCGGCAAGTCGCGGGCACGATTGCTGACGGAGAAGCACGGGCGCGTCACCTTCGAGGACGTGGCCGGCATCGACGAGGCCAAGGGCGAACTGGAGGAGATCGTCGACTTCCTCAAGGATCCGCAGAAATTCCAGCGCCTCGGCGGCAAGATCCCCAAGGGCTGTCTGCTGGTCGGGCCGCCGGGCACCGGCAAGACGCTTCTCGCGCGCGCCATCGCGGGTGAGGCGAACGTGCCGTTCTTCACCATCTCGGGCTCCGACTTCGTCGAGATGTTCGTCGGCGTGGGCGCAAGCCGCGTGCGCGACATGTTCGAGCAGGCGAAGAAGAACGCGCCGTGCATCGTCTTCATCGACGAGATCGACGCGGTGGGCCGCCATCGCGGCGCCGGCCTCGGCGGCGGCAACGACGAGCGCGAGCAGACGCTCAACCAGTTGCTGGTCGAGATGGACGGCTTCGAATCCAACGAGGGCGTGATCCTGATCGCGGCCACCAACCGCCCGGACGTTCTCGATCCGGCGCTGTTGCGTCCGGGCCGCTTCGACCGCCAGGTCGTGGTGCCCAACCCCGACATCGGCGGCCGCGAGAAGATCCTGAAGGTCCATATGCGCAAGATTCCGCTCGCGCCGGACGTCGATCCGCGGGTGCTGGCGCGCGGCACGCCGGGCTTCTCCGGTGCCGATCTCGCCAACCTCGTGAACGAGGCGGCCTTGCGCGCCGCCCGCGTCGGCAAGCGGCTCGTCACCATGTCCGATTTCGAGTACGCCAAGGACAAGGTGCTGATGGGCACCGAGCGGCGCTCGATGGCGATGACCGACGAGGAGAAGAAGCTCACCGCCTATCACGAGGCGGGTCACGCGCTGGTGGCGCTCCACGTGCCCAAGACCGATCCGCTGCACAAGGTGACGATCATCCCGCGCGGCCGTGCGCTCGGCGTCACCATGCAGCTGCCGGAGCGCGACCACCTCAGCCACACCAAGCTCTACCTCGAGTCGCGGCTGGCGATCCTGTTCGGCGGCCGCATCGCCGAGGAGATCATCTTCGGACCGGAGAACGTCACCACCGGCGCCGCCAGCGACATCCAGGTCGCCACCCAGATGGCGCGCGGCATGATCACGGCCTACGGCATGTCCGACAAGCTCGGGCGCGTGCGGTACCAGGCCAACGAGCAGGAGGTGTTCCTGGGGCATGCCGTGACGCAGACCCAGAACGTGTCCGAGGCCACCGCCCAGCTCATCGACCAGGAAGTGCGCCGGCTCATCGAGGAGGCGGAGACGCAAGCCCGCAAGATTCTGACCGACAATCTCGAGGATCTGCACACGATCGCCAATGCGCTGCTCGAGTACGAGACGCTGAGCAACGACGAGATCGGCCAGATCCTGCGCGGCGAGACCATCGTGCGCGACGACACCGGCGGCGCCGGCCCGGCCGAGCGTCGGCGCCGCGCCTCGGTGCCGAGCAGCAGCGGTTCCGCGCCCGGCACCTCCCCCGGCGCCAGCCCCGAGCCGCAGCCGGGCGTTTGA
- the folP gene encoding dihydropteroate synthase: protein MAIVNVTPDSFSDGGDRLDPARAIDDGLRFVAEGADIVDVGGESTRPRASPTPPDEELRRIRPVVEGLGRQGVLVSVDTRRASVARAALDAGARIVNDVSALRDDPDMLRLVAQREADVVLMHRRGLPENVFAGPPYENVVEDVRRFLLERAAACEAAGMKRGCIALDPGVGFGKSVGQELELIAGAGRLAEAGYPVLIGCSRKSFIGKLTGIAEPKRRDPASIWLAVEAARRGASILRVHDVAGTRQALAVSAAMR from the coding sequence ATGGCGATCGTGAACGTGACGCCCGACTCCTTTTCCGACGGCGGCGATCGTCTCGATCCGGCGCGGGCCATCGATGACGGCCTGCGCTTCGTCGCCGAGGGCGCCGACATCGTGGACGTGGGCGGCGAATCGACCCGGCCGCGTGCGTCGCCGACTCCGCCGGACGAGGAATTGCGGCGCATCCGGCCCGTGGTCGAGGGACTTGGACGGCAGGGCGTTCTGGTGTCGGTCGACACCCGGCGGGCCTCGGTCGCCCGTGCCGCACTCGATGCCGGAGCGCGGATCGTGAACGATGTATCGGCCCTGCGCGACGATCCGGACATGCTGCGGCTGGTGGCGCAGCGTGAGGCCGACGTGGTCCTGATGCATCGGCGCGGCCTGCCGGAGAATGTCTTTGCCGGTCCGCCCTATGAAAACGTCGTCGAGGATGTCCGCAGGTTCCTGCTCGAACGCGCAGCCGCCTGCGAGGCTGCCGGCATGAAGCGCGGGTGCATCGCGCTCGATCCAGGCGTGGGATTCGGCAAGAGCGTCGGCCAGGAGCTGGAGCTGATCGCCGGCGCGGGGCGGCTGGCCGAAGCGGGCTACCCGGTATTGATCGGCTGCTCGCGAAAGAGCTTCATCGGCAAGCTCACCGGCATCGCCGAGCCGAAGCGGCGCGACCCTGCCTCCATCTGGCTCGCCGTCGAGGCGGCGCGCCGCGGTGCCTCGATTCTCCGTGTCCATGATGTGGCCGGCACCCGGCAGGCTCTCGCTGTCTCGGCAGCGATGCGATAA
- the glmM gene encoding phosphoglucosamine mutase: protein MSRSLFGTDGVRGRANSAPMTADTVMQIGMAAGRVFNRGSHRHRVVIGKDTRLSGYMLEQAMTAGFLSVGMDVLLLGPIPTPAIGFLTRSMRADLGVMISASHNPYEDNGIKLFGPDGFKLSDTVEDQIEALVGEPSAIPVAGPAAIGRAKRLDDAEGRYIEAVKGSAARGLDLTGLKIVVDCANGAAYKVAPTVLWELGAEVIPLGVSPDGFNINDNCGSTHPATLQEYVVAHGADIGIALDGDADRVVLICEKGNLIDGDQLMATIADQWKRDGRLAGNGLVATVMSNLGLERFVAALGLALVRTQVGDRYVLERMRAGGFNLGGEQSGHIIMTDHATTGDGLMAALQALAAMTKCGKRASETFQAFKPVPQLLKNVRVGDASAALNAASVLSAIASAEEKLGKAGRVLVRKSGTEPMIRIMAEGDDSELVRSVVDQIVDAIPRQAA, encoded by the coding sequence ATGTCTCGCTCTCTCTTCGGCACCGACGGCGTGCGCGGCCGCGCCAACAGTGCGCCGATGACCGCCGACACCGTCATGCAAATCGGCATGGCGGCAGGCCGGGTCTTCAACCGCGGCAGCCACCGCCATCGCGTCGTGATCGGCAAGGACACACGCCTCTCGGGCTACATGCTCGAGCAGGCAATGACGGCGGGCTTCCTGTCGGTGGGAATGGACGTGCTGCTGCTGGGGCCGATCCCGACGCCGGCCATCGGCTTCCTGACACGGTCGATGCGGGCGGATCTCGGCGTCATGATCTCGGCTTCGCACAATCCCTACGAGGACAACGGCATCAAGCTGTTCGGGCCCGACGGCTTCAAGCTGTCCGACACGGTCGAGGACCAGATCGAAGCGCTGGTCGGCGAGCCCTCGGCCATTCCCGTCGCCGGCCCGGCGGCAATCGGACGGGCCAAGCGCCTCGACGACGCCGAGGGCCGCTATATCGAGGCCGTGAAGGGGTCGGCGGCGCGCGGTCTCGACCTGACCGGCCTCAAGATCGTTGTCGATTGCGCCAACGGCGCTGCCTACAAGGTGGCGCCGACGGTACTGTGGGAGCTGGGCGCCGAGGTCATCCCGCTCGGCGTCTCGCCCGACGGCTTCAACATCAACGACAACTGCGGCTCCACCCATCCGGCGACGCTGCAGGAGTACGTGGTGGCGCACGGTGCCGACATCGGCATCGCGCTCGACGGCGACGCCGACCGCGTCGTGCTGATCTGCGAGAAGGGCAATCTGATCGACGGCGACCAGTTGATGGCGACCATCGCCGATCAGTGGAAGAGGGATGGGCGCCTCGCGGGCAACGGCCTGGTGGCCACGGTCATGTCCAATCTCGGTCTCGAACGGTTCGTGGCGGCGCTCGGCCTTGCGCTGGTGCGGACCCAGGTCGGCGATCGCTACGTGCTGGAGCGCATGCGGGCCGGCGGCTTCAATCTCGGCGGCGAGCAGTCCGGCCACATCATCATGACCGACCATGCGACGACGGGCGACGGCCTGATGGCCGCGCTGCAGGCGCTGGCGGCGATGACCAAGTGCGGCAAGCGCGCGAGCGAGACCTTCCAGGCCTTCAAGCCGGTGCCGCAGCTTCTGAAGAACGTGCGCGTCGGCGACGCCAGTGCCGCCTTGAACGCGGCCAGCGTGCTGTCGGCGATCGCCTCGGCCGAGGAGAAGCTCGGCAAGGCCGGGCGCGTGCTGGTGCGCAAGTCGGGCACCGAGCCGATGATCCGCATCATGGCCGAGGGCGACGATTCGGAGCTCGTGCGCAGCGTCGTCGATCAGATCGTCGACGCCATTCCGCGCCAGGCCGCCTGA
- the thiD gene encoding bifunctional hydroxymethylpyrimidine kinase/phosphomethylpyrimidine kinase, translating to MKGRVLIVAGSDSGGGAGIQADIKAVTAMDAFAATAITALTAQNTLGVQAVEAVTPAFVARQIEVVLTDIGADALKTGMLHSAEVIRTVATAFRAHAAGVPLVIDPVMVAKGGHRLLLAEAEAALRDTLLPMAAVLTPNLPEAEVLAGFAVRDEVDMMRAGERLVALGARAVLVKGGHLEGDRVIDLLFHDGKVDRFEDARIASRSTHGTGCTLASAIAAGLAQKLGLHDAVARARSYVRKAIETAPGYGQGHGPLNHAVTVRPDW from the coding sequence ATGAAAGGCCGCGTCCTGATCGTAGCCGGCTCCGATTCGGGCGGCGGCGCCGGCATCCAGGCCGACATCAAGGCCGTGACGGCGATGGATGCGTTTGCCGCGACCGCGATCACCGCACTCACGGCGCAGAACACGCTGGGCGTTCAGGCGGTCGAGGCGGTGACGCCCGCCTTCGTTGCGCGGCAGATCGAGGTCGTGCTGACGGACATCGGCGCCGACGCCCTCAAGACCGGCATGCTGCACAGCGCCGAGGTGATCCGCACGGTGGCCACCGCCTTCAGGGCGCATGCGGCCGGCGTGCCTTTGGTGATCGATCCCGTGATGGTCGCCAAGGGCGGACACCGCCTGCTGCTCGCCGAGGCCGAGGCCGCGTTGCGCGACACGTTGCTGCCGATGGCGGCCGTGTTGACGCCGAACCTCCCCGAGGCCGAGGTGCTGGCAGGCTTCGCGGTGCGCGACGAGGTCGACATGATGCGCGCCGGCGAACGGCTGGTCGCGCTGGGCGCCAGGGCCGTCCTGGTGAAGGGCGGACACCTCGAAGGCGATCGCGTGATCGATCTGCTGTTCCACGACGGCAAGGTCGACCGCTTCGAGGATGCGCGGATCGCGAGCCGCTCGACGCACGGCACCGGCTGCACGCTGGCCTCGGCGATCGCCGCCGGACTGGCGCAGAAGCTCGGCCTCCACGATGCCGTGGCCCGTGCCCGGAGCTATGTCCGCAAAGCCATCGAGACCGCGCCCGGCTACGGCCAAGGGCACGGCCCGCTCAACCACGCGGTGACGGTCAGACCAGACTGGTGA
- a CDS encoding aminotransferase, translating into MPQESVKSPDEPTDAARPRPEPPRRRPAANPWLVAVDPSPIGETKRWVLGRTFPADRPLIDLSQAVPGYPPALELRRHLGALLLDTAVHGYTPILGVPALREQYAAHLSSFYDARIGADEVGITSGCNQAFCLALMSIAKAGDQVILPRPHYFNHDMWMRMQGVEPVPLDFRPGSGAVPHPEDAAKLIGPRTRAIVLITPNNPTGAVYPAETVHAFYELARRHGIVLVLDETYKDFLPEGTRPHALFGDPGWRETLVHLYSFSKVFALTGYRVGGVTAGAGLMAEIEKAMDCVSICPPRLAQEAALYGLRHLLPWARNNTEALKARADLLGAGLGRSNRWRLVSIGAYFAYVEHPFPGRRSTDVAKGLADEENLLTIPGDMFGAGQDRFVRLAFANVTDDSIPVVLERLERFGAPF; encoded by the coding sequence TTGCCTCAAGAATCCGTGAAATCGCCCGACGAGCCGACCGACGCCGCCCGCCCGAGACCCGAGCCGCCCCGCCGCCGGCCGGCCGCCAATCCATGGCTTGTGGCGGTCGATCCCTCGCCGATCGGCGAGACCAAGCGCTGGGTGCTGGGGCGGACCTTCCCGGCCGACCGGCCCTTGATCGATCTCAGCCAGGCCGTGCCCGGCTATCCGCCGGCACTGGAGTTGCGCCGGCATCTCGGCGCATTGCTGCTCGACACGGCGGTGCACGGCTACACACCCATTCTGGGCGTGCCCGCGTTGCGCGAACAGTATGCCGCGCATCTTTCCTCCTTCTACGATGCCCGCATCGGCGCCGACGAGGTCGGCATCACGTCGGGCTGCAACCAGGCCTTCTGCCTCGCCCTGATGAGTATCGCCAAGGCCGGCGATCAGGTGATCCTGCCGCGGCCGCACTATTTCAATCATGACATGTGGATGCGCATGCAGGGTGTCGAGCCGGTGCCGCTCGACTTCCGGCCCGGCTCGGGCGCCGTTCCGCATCCGGAGGATGCCGCGAAATTGATCGGACCACGTACCCGCGCCATCGTACTGATCACCCCCAACAATCCGACCGGCGCCGTCTATCCGGCCGAGACCGTCCATGCCTTCTACGAGCTCGCGCGCCGGCACGGCATCGTCCTCGTGCTGGACGAGACCTACAAGGATTTCCTGCCCGAGGGCACGCGGCCGCACGCGCTGTTCGGCGACCCGGGCTGGCGCGAGACGCTGGTGCATCTCTACAGCTTCTCCAAGGTGTTCGCCCTGACGGGGTACCGCGTCGGCGGCGTCACCGCCGGCGCAGGGCTGATGGCCGAGATCGAGAAGGCGATGGACTGCGTCTCGATCTGCCCACCGCGGCTGGCGCAGGAAGCGGCCCTCTACGGCCTGCGGCATCTGCTGCCATGGGCGCGCAACAACACCGAAGCTCTCAAGGCGCGCGCCGATCTTCTCGGCGCCGGCCTCGGCCGCTCGAACCGCTGGCGACTGGTCAGCATCGGTGCCTATTTCGCCTACGTCGAACACCCTTTCCCCGGCCGGCGCTCTACTGATGTGGCGAAAGGCCTGGCCGACGAAGAGAACCTGCTCACCATCCCGGGCGACATGTTCGGCGCGGGGCAGGATCGCTTCGTGCGGCTCGCTTTTGCAAACGTCACCGACGACAGCATCCCCGTGGTGCTCGAACGGCTGGAACGCTTCGGCGCCCCGTTCTGA